A genomic segment from Sparus aurata chromosome 20, fSpaAur1.1, whole genome shotgun sequence encodes:
- the LOC115570882 gene encoding uncharacterized protein LOC115570882: MACTGRPGSFVWTDNDVEMLLRLTLDYKASKFQESVDWESCQSKYTDLTTSFRAQYPRELTEDFPHDAMTISKTQVTTKLKCIRGKYRRAVDTGRRSGQGRVVMLLFELCQEIWGGSPATRCIDSSIETGDLVESSSQPSTSTEEMSSSPISPAESLDCLPPAVVKQRRDLLQAKLDSHRGDRLKRKAHADLAEEDMKIKRRLLELTEESARAHADNMVN, from the exons ATGGCGTGTACAGGGAGACCAGGATCCTTTGTGTGGACCGACAACGATGTCGAGATGCTGCTCAGACTCACACtcgactacaaggcgagtaaatTTCAGGAGAGCGTTGACTGGGAGTCATGCCAGTCCAAATATACGGACTTAACGACCTCATTTCGGGCACAGTATCCGAGGGAGCTAACAGAGGACTTCCCTCACGATGCCATGACCATTTCAAAGACTCAGGTCACCACGAAGCTGAAATGTATTCGTGGCAAATACCGACGGGCCGTGGATACGGGTCGTCGAAGTGGCCAAGGACGGGTGGTCATGCTATTGTTTGAGCTCTGCCAGGAGATCTGGGGTGGGTCACCCGCTACTCGCTGCATTGATTCAAGCATCGAGACGGGTGACCTGGTGGAGTCGTCGTCGCAGCCCTCGACATCAACAGAGGAGATGTCTTCATCTCCCATCTCACCAGCAGAATCCCTCGACTGTCTCCCTCCCGCAGTTGTGAAGCAGCGCCGGGATTTGCTCCAG gCCAAGCTGGACAGCCACAGAGGGGACCGGCTGAAAAGGAAAGCACATGCTGACCTGGCAGAGGAGGATATGAAGATCAAGAGGAGGCTGCTGGAGTTGACTGAGGAATCAGCAAGAGCACATGCAGACAATATGGTAAATTGA